A window from Mytilus galloprovincialis chromosome 8, xbMytGall1.hap1.1, whole genome shotgun sequence encodes these proteins:
- the LOC143085242 gene encoding uncharacterized protein LOC143085242, whose product MTAPTDKTVEKCSSVDIPLKYELSSEINDDITTRTDIDKSEISSSTRIHRSTSFDQSFLQRTPSFLSIKNREQFMRRQNTVDGSDLTIKPEDTITELDNEKQVNDNLSNIIVSEQKHMTEVKQEDCEGGLSSTDLELSVQEVTEISGCIECVKAIPVFSSDEIDEGDHIAFAGAIYDHHAIVVAKLEGEKFEIIEATNTISGVAIGMFLGKKARIGSSVKSFDFAKQNLRVIAYRIRQHSKKDTAERARDFCDGGRKSEAYKYDLFDNNCEHFATYCVTGRKFSIQVTKFRLTGRLFLKSGFLGISNEMKRNEKEYENGIICKKCFDINKILLDVKLTQIRNAEDVKKGDIIRYSYWNLWHEEVVLSVNNINKSNLTCNIAHYAFCGFFSHRKIIEEQLKINFNGKCAMLEYGPPKYHIYDPDTVVERAKRRVGEQQFVFFSNDSSHFARWCKLKLEKE is encoded by the coding sequence ATGACGGCTCCAACCGATAAGACCGTTGAAAAATGTTCGTCCGTTGATATTCCATTAAAGTATGAGTTGTCATCAGAAATCAATGATGATATTACAACAAGGACTGACATTGATAAATCTGAAATTAGCTCATCGACGAGAATTCATAGAAGTACATCTTTTGATCAATCGTTTTTACAACGGACTCCTTCTTTTTTATCTATCAAAAATCGTGAACAATTTATGCGTCGACAAAACACAGTTGACGGATCTGATTTGACCATAAAGCCGGAAGATACTATAACAGAATTAGACAACGAAAAACAAGTTAATGACAATTTGAGCAATATCATTGTTTCTGAACAAAAGCATATGACCGAAGTCAAGCAAGAAGACTGTGAAGGTGGCTTATCTAGTACCGATCTGGAACTAAGTGTTCAAGAAGTTACTGAAATCAGTGGATGTATCGAATGTGTTAAAGCAATACCTGTTTTTTCATCCGATGAAATCGATGAAGGAGATCATATTGCATTTGCGGGTGCAATATATGATCACCATGCGATAGTTGTTGCAAAACTTGAAGGTGAGAAATTTGAAATAATAGAGGCTACAAATACAATTTCAGGTGTGGCTATTGGCATGTTCCTTGGCAAAAAAGCTCGTATTGGGTCATCAGTGAAATCCTTTGATTTTGCAAAACAAAATCTTCGTGTCATTGCGTACAGAATAAGGCAACATTCAAAAAAAGATACCGCTGAACGTGCTAGGGATTTTTGTGATGGTGGAAGAAAGAGTGAAGCATATAAATATGATCTCTTCGACAACAATTGTGAACATTTTGCAACATATTGCGTTACCGGAAGAAAATTTAGTATTCAGGTGACGAAATTTAGATTAACAGGTCGGTTGTTTCTCAAGAGTGGGTTTTTAGGAATAAGcaatgaaatgaaaagaaatgaaaaggAATACGAAAATGGgataatttgtaaaaaatgtttcgatataaacaaaatattattagaCGTGAAATTAACACAAATAAGAAATGCGGAAGATGTTAAGAAAGGGGACATAATTAGGTACAGTTACTGGAACTTGTGGCACGAAGAAGTTGTCTTAAGCGTTAACAATATCAATAAGTCTAACCTTACATGTAACATTGCTCATTATGCGTTCTGTGGATTTTTTTCACATAGAAAAATCATTGAAGAACaactaaaaattaattttaatggtAAATGTGCTATGTTGGAATATGGACCTCCGAAATACCACATATATGATCCAGACACTGTCGTAGAGAGAGCAAAGAGAAGAGTTGGTGAACAGCAGTTTGTATTCTTTTCGAATGACTCAAGTCATTTTGCTCGCTGGTGTAAACTGAAACTAGAAAAAGAAtga